Below is a window of Pseudomonas monteilii DNA.
TACACACCGCGAAGGGATGAACAGCACACGAAAGAAAAGCCGCCGGTCGACCAGCGGCTGGGTAAACTACCACACCGAAACGATTCGTGCCGCGACGCCATTGGCGTACCGGCAGGTGCGTCGACACGTGGGTCAGCTGTCGCCCTGGGTACTGTCGTGCGCCTTGGAAGCGGTCTGCTGTGCGTCCTGCAGCCCTTCGGCACGCTGTGCGGCGAACGCTTCGCGCGCAGCCTGATGGGTCGCGTCGAGCGCTGCGTTGCGCGCAACGAACGCCGGTGATTCTTCGGCCATCGCCCAAGGTGAAGACAACAGCGTGGACAGCAGGGAAACGCACACGAGTTTGGAATGGATCGACATGAGACACGTCCTTCTTGCCAGGCAAGTATCGGTTGAATGCCCCTACGGTAGGCGTGAAACGGACGTTTAAACAGCGACCGGCTGGAGAATGACTATTGCGTTTCAGGTAATAATTCACCCGAAAGTGGTGGGTATCTTCTTGAAAGCGGCGAGCTTGAGCGATTCAAGCTCGCGCAGGAGGCAGGCCGGTCGGCGCTTCAGCGCTCGGAAAGCCAGCAGTGGGACGACGAAAGGACAGGGCCGTTTCTAGCGGATCAGCCGACCCTTGAGTGACGAGGCCTGCCACTCGCTGACGAAGGCACGTTGCTGCTGCTTGTCGAACAGGCACAATTCGGTGCCGGTGCGTTTGTTCAGGTGCTTTTGTGGGTAGGTGCCTTCGAGCACCAGGGCGCTGTAGCCGACCTGGTCTTCGAACTCGACCGGTTTGCCACGCACGTGGGCGTCCTTGAACTGGCTGGCGGCCAGGCAGGTCTTGAGGACCTGTTGACGGTGTTCGGTCCAGGCCTGTTCACTGGAGGCCTGGGCGGTGCCGACCGATACCAGGCAGGCCAGCAGGGGAAGAATGAAGCGTTTCATGGCGGTCTCGCGTGGGCATGACGTTGACCACAGAGTAATGCCAATCGCGTGGTCGGTTCAAAGCTTCGTTGCCGAGGCGTCCTGTCCGACCGTTCCGACCGTCGTGAACGACGTCAGCGCTCGGCGAAGACCACGGCCTCGGCAGCCGTCATCAGGCAATCGGTCAGCTCCGGGGACGAGAACTTGGTCAGGATGGCGTTGGCGCCGCAAAGCCTGGCCTTTTCGCCGGCCATGGCGCTGTCCAGCGACGTATGCAGCAACACGTAGAGGTGCTGGAAGTCCGGCGTCTCGCGCAAGGTCCGCGTGAAGGCGTAACCATCCATTTCCGACATCTCGATGTCTGAGACCACGATGTTGATCTCCTTGTCGGTGCCTTGCAGTTCCAGCAGCACGTCGATGGCTTCGCGGGCGCTGCGCGCCGTACGGCATTCGATGCCCAGGTTGCGCAAGGTGAACACCGATTGCTGCAGCGCCACCAGGCTGTCGTCGACCACCAGGATGTTGGCTGCGGCCAGCAGCATCGATTGATCATGGTCCAGGGCGCCCACAGGAGGGTCCTGACTGGGCGGAACGATGCCCTGCAAGACCTTCTCGATGTCCAGGACCTGCACCAGTTGCCCGTCGACCTCGGTGACGCCGGTGATGAAGGCGCTGCGGCCTGACCCATGGGGCGGCGACTTGATGTCGTGGCTGCGGCAATGAATGATTCGGCTGACCGACTGCACGTGCAGGCCTTGGCGCGATCGGCTGATGTCGGTGACGATCAGGCAGCCCCCTTGCGGATCGGCCAAGGGGCGCTCGCCGATGGCACGGGACAGGTCGATGACCGACAGCGCCTGGCCACGCAGGGTCGCCACGCCTCGCACGTGCGGATGCGATTGCGGCAGCACGGTCAGGACGGGGCAAGGGATGATTTCGCTGACTTTGAGCAGGTTGATCGCCATCAGCTTGCCACTGCGCAGGGTGAACAGCAGCAGCGACAGAGCGTCCGCACGGGCGTTTCGGGTGGGCATGGTGATCGTCGGGCTCGAGTGGACAGGTTGTCAGGTTATCGACCTGCACGAGGCTGGCTTTAACGGCAGCGACGATATTGAGCCGCAGGGCGGCAGGGCAGTGGTGAGCCACTGCCACCCCGGAGCGCTGTCTGTGCGCCTGATGGGCTGCACGGCAGCCCTGCTGCGCAGTCGTGCACTCTATAAGGATAGACGGCCCTGCTCAGCGCACACCCAGCCGCTTGGCCAGCCGGTTCAGGTTGGCCCGGTCCAGTTGCAGCTCGCGCGCCACGGCGGCCCAGTTGCCCGCCTGACGTGCCAGGCAGGCTGCGATCACCTGCCGTTGGTAATCGTCCAGCGCCTGGCGCAATCCGCCTTCGGGTACGGCAGGGGAGGGTGGTTCGGCAGGTACTACGGACGAAGGCGTCGCAGGGCCCAGGTCAAGATCGGCGACCTCCAGCGTCAGGATGCGCGGACGCCGTTCCTGGCGGCCCAGCGCCTTGAGCGCCGAGCGTCCGATCAGGTGCTCGAGCTCGCGCACATTGCCAGGCCAGGCGTAGTGAAGCAGGGCCGTCTGCGCCGGTTGGCTCAGCCGCAGGCCATTGAGCCCCATGCGCGAGCGATTCTGCTCAAGAAAGTAGCCGGCCAGCAGCAGCACGTCGCGCCCACGCTCGCGCAGCGGCGGGACCTGCAAGGGGTACACGCTCAGGCGATGGTAGAAGTCGGCGCGGTAGCGTCCCTCGCGCACGGCCTCGGCCAAGTCCCGGTTGGTCGCCGCGATGAGCCTCACGTCCACATGATGCTCGCGGTCCGAGCCCAGGCGCTGCAGGTGGCCGCTCTGCATGACGCGCAGCAGCTTGGCCTGTACGGTAAGCGACAGCTCGCCGACCTCGTCCAGGAACAAGGTGCCGCCATGGGCCAGCTCGAACTTGCCGCGCCGCTCCCCGTGTGCGCCCGTGAACGCGCCCCGCACATGGCCGAACAGCTCGCTTTCAACCAATGTCTCCGGCAACGCCGCGCAGTTGAGACTGATCAGCGGTTTGTGCGCCCGGTCGCTGGCCTGGTGCAGCGCCTGCGCCACCAGCTCCTTGCCCACTCCGGTCTCGCCCGTGATCAGCACCGTCATCGGGCTCGCACCCACCAGGCGGATTTCATCAAGCAGGTGCTGGTGCGCCGGGCTCTGGCCGATCATCTCCTGACGCTGACCACCGGCCTGACGATAGACCTCGGCCCGCTGTTGGGCATCCTCGGCGCGCAGGGCCAGGTGTTCGATGCGCTGGGCGACCGTGACGGTCGCGGCGGCCAGGCTGGCGAACGCCTGCAGGGCGTCCAGTTCGACGGCGCCGAACTGACCCGGTGTCAGCGAGTCGAGCGTCAGCAACCCCCACGGCCGGTCGTTGACCCTCAACGGACAGCCCATGCAGTCATGCACTTCGAGGTCGACGTCGGGGGCGTTGATCAAACCGTCATAAGGGTCGGACAACTCGCTGTCGCTGGCGAACCGTGTGGGGTGGTGATGCTCGAGCAGGATCGCGAACCGAGGGTGTTCGCTGATCCGAAATCGCCTGCCCAGGGTGTCGGGCGACAAGCCGTCGACCGCCAGCGGCACCAGCCACTCGCCCTCCAGCTTCAGCAACGCCGCCGCATCGCATGGCAGCAACGCGCGCATGGCGTGCAGCAGGCGCCGGTAGCGCTCCTGGTCGGGCAGGTCGCAAGACAGGTCGCTGACCAAGGGCAAGAGCGCCGTCAGCAAAGGTTTCGAGGTCATAATGACTCCTGGTAGTCGGTAAGACTCTACCGGATCGAGGGTCATTATGACCTGACCTGCATCAAGACACCCTGTCTACAGGGCCAAAGGGGTTGGCACGGTTCCTGAAGAGGCCCCTGCATCCGATTCCTGGCTACCTTGCCCTTTGGAGTGACTGCCATGCTCGATGACCAACAACGCGCGATCATCAAGGCCACCGTCCCGCTGCTGGAAACCGGCGGCGAAGCGTTGACCACGCATTTCTACGCCATGATGCTCGACGAGTACCCAGAGGTGCGCCCGCTGTTCAATCCCGCGCACCAGGCCAGTGGCGCGCAGCCCCGCGCATTGGCCAACGCCGTGCTGATGTATGCGCGACACATCGACCGACTCGAACAGCTCGGCGGTCTGGTCGGGCAGATCATCAACAAGCATGTGGCCTTGCAGATCCTGCCCGAGCATTACCCGATCGTCGGCACCTGCCTGCTGCGTGCCATCCGTGAAGTGTTGGGTGAGGACATCGCCACACCGGCCGTCATCGATGCCTGGGCGGCGGCCTACCAGCAACTGGCCGACCTGCTCATCGGGGCCGAGGAAGACCTCTACCGGCAGAAGGCGCAGGCCACCGGGGGCTGGCGTGGCGCTAGGTCCTTCCGGCTGGTGCGGCGCGAGCGGGAAAGCCAGGAGATCGTCTCGTTCTACTTCGAGCCGGTGGACGGCCAGCCCGTGCTCAAGGCCGAACCCGGCCAGTACATCGGCGTGCAGCTGTTCATCGACGGCGTCGAGCAGCGGCGCAACTATTCGCTGTCCTCGCGCTGCGATGGTCGACAGTACCGGATCAGCGTCAAGCGCCAGCCCGGCGGCACGGCGTCCAACTACCTGCACGATCACCTGCAGGTGGGCGATACGGTGCCGATGTTCCCGCCAGCGGGTGACTTCACCCTGGCAGACGGGCAGGGCCCACTGGTACTGATCAGCGGCGGCGTCGGCATCACCCCGACCCTGGCCATGCTCGAGGCCGCGCTCGAACAAGGACGTCCGGTGACGTTCATCCACTGCGCACGCAATGCGGCGGTGCACGCCTTCGGCGACTGGGTCGATGCGCTGGCGGCACGCCATCCGCAGCTCAAGCGGTTCTACTGCTACGCCGAAAGCGACGGTACGCCAGGCGCCGATGCCATCGGTCTGCTGGACCAGGCGCTGCTCGAACGCTGGCTGCCCAGGGAGGCGCAGGTGTACTACCTCGGGCCGCAACCGTTCATGGCTGCCGTGCGCCGTCATCTCCAGGCACTGGGCGTGCCTGAATCGCAGATGCACCATGAGCACTTCGGGCCGGCTGCTGCGTTGGCTTGAATGCCACACCAGTGGTAACTGACGCATCAGGCGTTTCGCCAAGTGCGTCGTATGGCGCGGCTATGATGGGATCTCCGGCTTTGCCTAGAGCTACTGTCAACGTTTTGAAAAAAGGATCGCTATCGCGGCAACCTTGCTCAATACCGAGCAACCGGCTAGCATACTCGTACGTTGCTACGATGTAGCTACATTATGAGTGGAGGTGATGTCATGGCTACCGCACTGAAAACCACTGACGTGCGTTGCCGCATCGAAGAGGACTTGAAGGAGCGTGCCACTGCGGTTTTGCAGAGTTGTGGTCTCAGCGTCAGTGATGCAATGCGTCTTTTTCTTCGCCAGGTTGTTGCCACACAAGGACTGCCTTTCGAGGTACGTGTGCCCAGCGAAAAAACCGCGCGAGCTCTCGTTCAGGCTCGTGAAATTCGCCGTCAGTTTTATTCGATAGAAGAGATGGTAGAGGATTTGGATGGCGAAGCAGGCGAAGACGCACACGTCGAAGCGGGCCGCACTGCCAAGAAGCGTCGCGTACACCCGTGAGTTCAAGAAGTCTTGGCAACGCTACGAGCGCGCCGGGGTGAGGAATATGAACGAAGCTGTCGAGGTCATGGCGTTACTCTTCAAGGGGCAGCCACTGCCTCCAGAGTATTTGGATCACGAACTGCAAGGAAACTGGGGTGGGGCCCGAGAGTGTCACATCGGTGGAGATTTTCTGCTGGTGTACGAGGACGATGGTCGCATGCTGACCTTTGTCGATCTAGGTTCTCACAGCGAACTCTTTGGCTAAGTTGCACGCTCAGCGCGCCTGTCGATCAGGCGCTGCGTTGCTCCTTGCGCCGATCGCGCAGCTTCCCCGCGAAGGGCTTCTGACTTTCGAAGGCTACAGGGTAATCACGCTGAACGGCTTGCAAGTGCCAGTCCCTTGTCGTTTCAAATACGAACACGTTTCATCTTTAATCGACGGTTAATCCCTGTATCCTTCACTCGCAACGGCTACCGCACGTCGCGGCGTCACGCCGTGGCCGCTCGTTTCATGCGGATGCGTCGTGAACCGTTCGCGCAAAGACCGGTCTGAATCCTCCCGGACAGACTGGATGGCGGTGCCCTACGAACGTTCGCGGCTCAGCAGTGTTGCGCACCGTCTTGTCCACCGAAGGAAACCGCAATGAACGACTACACCTCGCGCCTGAACCGTGAACGGCGCTTTCTGGCACTGCTGGGGCTCATTTGCCTGGCGTTGATCGGCGGGGCGCTGTACATGCAGATCGTGCTGGGCGAAGCGCCTTGCCCACTGTGCATCCTGCAGCGGTATGCACTGCTGCTGATCGCCCTGTTCGCGTTCATCGGGGCCGCCATGCCCACCGCCCGAGGTGTCACACTGTTCGAAGGCTTTGTGGTGCTCAGCGCGATCGGCGGGGTGATTGCAGCCGGCCGCCATGTGTATATACTCGCCAACCCGGATGTCAGCTGCGGCATCGATGTCCTGCAGCCCATCGTCGATGAGCTGCCCCTGGCCAAGGTCTGGCCGCTGGTGTTCCAGGTCGATGGATTCTGCACCACGCCCTACCCCCCCGTGCTGGGGTTGTCGCTGGCCCAGTGGGCGTTGCTGGCCTTCGTCCTGACCGCTGTGCTGGTGCCTGCAGGCATCGTTCGTAACCGCCGCCGTCCCTAGACCAAGCGCGCCACTTGCGCAAGTCGAGCGACCCGCCGAGTGGCCCTGAAAATCCTGTGGTTAATCCCGTTCGAATCGACCGAAGCCTTGAAATAGAAGGGCTGCAAGGGGTGTGAAAGGGGTGTGACAAACTGTCGCGAACCTGATTTTTTGCGGCTTATTGTTACAGTTTTCGCAAGAGACTGTTGCTCAATAAGTCATAGTCAAGGGTTTACGACCTATCTACAATCGCCCCCAATTTCCGTTCGGCACTGCTTGCAAGTCGCAGGATTGAAGGAAGCCAAGGCTCCTTTTTGCTGACTTAGCCAAGCGTCGCCCAACGGCGATACCGGGCGGATCTCCCTCCGCGTTTTCTCGCACCAAATGGACTTGGTCTGCAGTACGGGCTAAGCCTACGAAGCCATATGACACCGCAACTGTGCTCGATGCCGCGTTTCAGCAGTCGAACACCCCGGCACGAGCGCATTCGCACCACATGCTGACGCTTGGCAGGACGAAGTGTTGGTGACCAAAACATAATTGCATTGAAGC
It encodes the following:
- a CDS encoding nitric oxide dioxygenase — protein: MLDDQQRAIIKATVPLLETGGEALTTHFYAMMLDEYPEVRPLFNPAHQASGAQPRALANAVLMYARHIDRLEQLGGLVGQIINKHVALQILPEHYPIVGTCLLRAIREVLGEDIATPAVIDAWAAAYQQLADLLIGAEEDLYRQKAQATGGWRGARSFRLVRRERESQEIVSFYFEPVDGQPVLKAEPGQYIGVQLFIDGVEQRRNYSLSSRCDGRQYRISVKRQPGGTASNYLHDHLQVGDTVPMFPPAGDFTLADGQGPLVLISGGVGITPTLAMLEAALEQGRPVTFIHCARNAAVHAFGDWVDALAARHPQLKRFYCYAESDGTPGADAIGLLDQALLERWLPREAQVYYLGPQPFMAAVRRHLQALGVPESQMHHEHFGPAAALA
- a CDS encoding chemotaxis protein CheW, coding for MPTRNARADALSLLLFTLRSGKLMAINLLKVSEIIPCPVLTVLPQSHPHVRGVATLRGQALSVIDLSRAIGERPLADPQGGCLIVTDISRSRQGLHVQSVSRIIHCRSHDIKSPPHGSGRSAFITGVTEVDGQLVQVLDIEKVLQGIVPPSQDPPVGALDHDQSMLLAAANILVVDDSLVALQQSVFTLRNLGIECRTARSAREAIDVLLELQGTDKEINIVVSDIEMSEMDGYAFTRTLRETPDFQHLYVLLHTSLDSAMAGEKARLCGANAILTKFSSPELTDCLMTAAEAVVFAER
- a CDS encoding addiction module toxin RelE, which encodes MAKQAKTHTSKRAALPRSVAYTREFKKSWQRYERAGVRNMNEAVEVMALLFKGQPLPPEYLDHELQGNWGGARECHIGGDFLLVYEDDGRMLTFVDLGSHSELFG
- a CDS encoding nitric oxide reductase transcription regulator (Required for the expression of anaerobic nitric oxide (NO) reductase; acts as a transcriptional activator for the norVW operon); protein product: MTSKPLLTALLPLVSDLSCDLPDQERYRRLLHAMRALLPCDAAALLKLEGEWLVPLAVDGLSPDTLGRRFRISEHPRFAILLEHHHPTRFASDSELSDPYDGLINAPDVDLEVHDCMGCPLRVNDRPWGLLTLDSLTPGQFGAVELDALQAFASLAAATVTVAQRIEHLALRAEDAQQRAEVYRQAGGQRQEMIGQSPAHQHLLDEIRLVGASPMTVLITGETGVGKELVAQALHQASDRAHKPLISLNCAALPETLVESELFGHVRGAFTGAHGERRGKFELAHGGTLFLDEVGELSLTVQAKLLRVMQSGHLQRLGSDREHHVDVRLIAATNRDLAEAVREGRYRADFYHRLSVYPLQVPPLRERGRDVLLLAGYFLEQNRSRMGLNGLRLSQPAQTALLHYAWPGNVRELEHLIGRSALKALGRQERRPRILTLEVADLDLGPATPSSVVPAEPPSPAVPEGGLRQALDDYQRQVIAACLARQAGNWAAVARELQLDRANLNRLAKRLGVR
- a CDS encoding disulfide bond formation protein B (disulfide oxidoreductase; integral membrane protein; required for perioplasmic disulfide bond formation; oxidizes DsbA protein), with the translated sequence MNDYTSRLNRERRFLALLGLICLALIGGALYMQIVLGEAPCPLCILQRYALLLIALFAFIGAAMPTARGVTLFEGFVVLSAIGGVIAAGRHVYILANPDVSCGIDVLQPIVDELPLAKVWPLVFQVDGFCTTPYPPVLGLSLAQWALLAFVLTAVLVPAGIVRNRRRP